The following coding sequences lie in one Cryptococcus neoformans var. neoformans B-3501A chromosome 2, whole genome shotgun sequence genomic window:
- a CDS encoding hypothetical protein (Match to ESTs gb|CF194394.1|CF194394, gb|CF194215.1|CF194215, gb|CF193576.1|CF193576), with product MFTKAAIVVALAGTVNAALSINTPASLIECQPAALSWSGGSSTPYYLAVLPGGQVSATALENIDTVDTESYTWTVNLASGTNITIRVTDGSGNIAYSSPVVIQEGSSSSCLTSSSSSSATAAAGSSSGDSSASTTASGSSASSGSSGSSASTTASGSSASASSSSSSSDSGALLTKGNAGVAASLVGIVAAAFAAVA from the exons CCATCAACACTCCC GCTTCTCTCATTGAATGCCAGCCAGCCGCTCTTTCATGGAGTGGTGGCTCTTCCACTCCTTACTATCTTGCCGTCCTTCCTGGTGGCCAAGTTTCTGCCACTGCT CTCGAGAACATCGACACTGTTGACACCGAGTCGTACACTTGGACAGTCAACCTTGCTTCGGGCACCAACAT AACCATCAGGGTCACCGATGGCAGTGGCAATATCGCTTACTCTTCCCCCGTCGTCATCCAGGAAGgctccagctcctcctGTTTgacttccagctcttcctcatctgcCACTGC CGCTGctggctcttcttccggtgactcttctgcttccacAACTGCCTCTGGCTCTTCTGCCTCGTCAGGCTCTTCTGgctcttctgcttccacAACCGCCTCTGGCTCTTCTGcctccgcttcttcctcttcttcctctagCGACTCCGGAGCCCTTCTCACCAAGGGCAACGCCGGTGTCGCTGCTTCCCTCGTCGGTATTGTAGCCGCCGCTTTCGCTGCTGTTGCTTAG